One genomic window of Ammospiza nelsoni isolate bAmmNel1 chromosome 4, bAmmNel1.pri, whole genome shotgun sequence includes the following:
- the UBE2D3 gene encoding ubiquitin-conjugating enzyme E2 D3 isoform X2 — protein sequence MGPNDSPYQGGVFFLTIHFPTDYPFKPPKVAFTTRIYHPNINSNGSICLDILRSQWSPALTISKVLLSICSLLCDPNPDDPLVPEIARIYKTDRDKYNRLAREWTEKYAML from the exons AACGACAGTCCATATCAGGGTGGTGTATTCTTCTTGACAATTCACTTTCCCACAGACTACCCATTCAAACCACCTAAG GTTGCATTTACAACAAGAATCTATCATCCAAATATTAACAGTAATGGCAGCATTTGTCTTGATATTCTAAGATCACAGTGGTCTCCTGCTTTAACTATTTCTAAAG ttctcttATCCATTTGTTCACTGTTATGTGATCCAAATCCAGATGACCCACTAGTGCCAGAGATTGCACGTATCTATAAAACAGACAGAGACAA GTACAATAGGTTAGCAAGAGAGTGGACAGAGAAATACGCTATGCTGTAG
- the UBE2D3 gene encoding ubiquitin-conjugating enzyme E2 D3 isoform X3 — MFHWQATIMGPNDSPYQGGVFFLTIHFPTDYPFKPPKVAFTTRIYHPNINSNGSICLDILRSQWSPALTISKVLLSICSLLCDPNPDDPLVPEIARIYKTDRDKYNRLAREWTEKYAML, encoded by the exons AACGACAGTCCATATCAGGGTGGTGTATTCTTCTTGACAATTCACTTTCCCACAGACTACCCATTCAAACCACCTAAG GTTGCATTTACAACAAGAATCTATCATCCAAATATTAACAGTAATGGCAGCATTTGTCTTGATATTCTAAGATCACAGTGGTCTCCTGCTTTAACTATTTCTAAAG ttctcttATCCATTTGTTCACTGTTATGTGATCCAAATCCAGATGACCCACTAGTGCCAGAGATTGCACGTATCTATAAAACAGACAGAGACAA GTACAATAGGTTAGCAAGAGAGTGGACAGAGAAATACGCTATGCTGTAG